One region of Pagrus major chromosome 5, Pma_NU_1.0 genomic DNA includes:
- the mfsd14bb gene encoding hippocampus abundant transcript-like protein 1, which yields MLVRSSHGRGRARVTHAVVVIFLEFFAWGLLTTPMLTVLHETFPQHTFLMNGLVQGVKGFLSFLSAPLIGALSDIWGRKSFLLMTVFFTCAPIPFMRISPWWYFALISVSGIFAVTFSVIFAYVADITEEHERSTAYGLVSATFAASLVTSPAIGAYLSAQYGDSLVVLVATVIAVADIAFVFFVVPESLPDKMRLTSWGFPISWEQADPFASLRRVGKDSTVLLICVTVFLSYLPEAGQYSSFFLYLRQVIEFSPAAIAAFIAMVGILSIVAQTLFLSVLMRTIGNKNTVLLGLGFQLLQLAWYGFGSEPWMMWAAGTVAAMSSITFPAVSALVSHSASPDQQGVAQGMITGIRGLCNGLGPALYGFIFFLFNVELNDMEPAAGRPSQSIEKSMIPGPPFLFGACAVLFALLVAIFIPEHHRLADVKTCSARKSSSTSTAHAQNSSPLATPTSDTEDIEPLLQDSSM from the exons ATGTTGGTCCGGAGCTCG CACGGCCGCGGCCGAGCCAGAGTGACTCATGCGGTGGTGGTGATCTTCCTGGAGTTCTTCGCCTGGGGGCTGCTGACCACACCCATGCTGACC gtCCTCCATGAGACGTTCCCTCAGCACACCTTCCTGATGAACGGCCTCGTTCAGGGAGTGAAG GGCTTCCTGTCGTTTCTGTCAGCTCCTCTGATTGGTGCACTGTCAGATATCTGGGGCAGGAAGTCCTTCCTCCTCATGACTGTTTTCTTCACCTGCGCCCCCATCCCCTTCATGAGGATCAGCCCCTG gtggtATTTTGCTCTGATTTCAGTCTCAGGGATTTTCGCTGTGACCTTCTCGGTGATCTTCGCCTACGTCGCCGACATCACAGAGGAGCACGAGAGGAGCACAGCCTACGGACTG GTCTCTGCGACCTTCGCAGCCAGTCTGGTGACGAGCCCGGCCATCGGGGCCTACCTGTCGGCGCAGTACGGTGACAGTCTGGTGGTCCTGGTTGCCACGGTGATCGCCGTGGCTGACATCGCCTTCGTGTTCTTCGTCGTGCCAGAGTCGCTGCCGGACAAGATGCGTCTGACGTCCTGGGGCTTCCCCATCTCCTGGGAGCAGGCCGACCCCTTCGCC tCTCTGCGTCGTGTGGGGAAAGACAGCACAGTGCTGCTGATCTGTGTCACAGTGTTCCTGTCCTACCTGCCTGAGGCCGGACAGTACTCCAGCTTCTTCCTCTACCTGAGACag GTGATCGAGTTTTCTCCTGCAGCCATCGCTGCCTTCATCGCGATGGTGGGAATCCTCTCTATAGTCGCTCAG aCTCTCTTCCTCAGTGTTTTGATGAGGACCATCGGTAATAAGAACACAGTTCTTCTGGGTCTGGGctttcagctcctccagctggcCTGGTATGGCTTCGGCTCTGAACCCTG GATGATGTGGGCAGCAGGAACAGTAGCAGCCATGTCCTCCATCACCTTCCCAGCAGTCTCTGCTCTGGTGTCACACAGTGCTTCACCTGACCAGCAAG GTGTGGCCCAGGGGATGATCACAGGTATCAGAGGTCTGTGTAATGGCTTGGGTCCAGCTCTCTACGgcttcatcttcttcctcttcaacgTGGAGCTGAACGACATGGAGCCGGCGGCAGGAAGACCCTCACAGAGCAtagag AAGTCGATGATCCCCGGTCCTCCCTTCCTGTTCGGAGCGTGCGCCGTCTTATTTGCTCTTCTCGTCGCCATCTTCATCCCCGAGCACCACAGATTGGCCGACGTCAAGACCTGCTCCGCCCGCAAGTCCAGCAGCACCTCCACTGCTCACGCTCAGAACTCCAGCCCTCTGGCCACGCCCACCAGCGACACGGAGGACATCGAGCCACTCCTACAGGACAGCAgcatgtga